The following coding sequences are from one Desulfosporosinus orientis DSM 765 window:
- a CDS encoding DUF2922 domain-containing protein → MPIATQKVIRLVFTVADGGTFTMTLPSPRADLTQAEVEQVMDLLIEKIYFDLSDGGLVAKRDAKIIETVTEDIFDPPVA, encoded by the coding sequence ATGCCCATTGCAACCCAGAAAGTTATTCGCCTCGTTTTCACCGTGGCTGACGGAGGCACGTTCACCATGACGTTGCCCTCGCCAAGGGCGGACCTGACGCAGGCGGAGGTTGAGCAGGTCATGGATCTCCTTATCGAAAAGATTTATTTTGATCTTTCCGACGGCGGCCTCGTCGCCAAACGCGATGCTAAAATCATAGAAACAGTAACTGAGGATATTTTCGACCCGCCTGTCGCTTAA
- a CDS encoding acyl-CoA dehydrogenase family protein, producing the protein MGKFCLAGFIYGLGFGAVQRAVPREIWKKFGDYGYLCTDVDEEYGGAGVD; encoded by the coding sequence ATGGGAAAATTTTGTTTGGCCGGTTTTATTTATGGTCTTGGCTTTGGAGCCGTACAGCGGGCCGTACCACGTGAAATATGGAAAAAATTTGGAGACTACGGATATCTTTGTACGGATGTAGATGAAGAATACGGCGGAGCCGGGGTCGATTAG
- a CDS encoding cyclophilin-like fold protein: MIEKLPLTLPMLDLYGREMCYRFPDELPTDSLRSDGYAVGDLAYWPLRHSFVILYKQNGEEFTRQHIGHIDSGVDIFDGMGDVNVTFELPDE; encoded by the coding sequence TTGATTGAAAAGCTGCCATTAACACTGCCCATGCTGGACTTATATGGGCGGGAAATGTGCTACCGTTTCCCTGACGAGCTGCCCACGGACAGCCTGCGATCAGATGGATATGCAGTGGGAGACTTGGCTTATTGGCCGCTGCGTCATAGCTTTGTGATCCTGTATAAGCAGAACGGAGAAGAATTCACCCGTCAGCACATCGGCCATATCGATTCCGGCGTTGATATTTTTGACGGAATGGGGGATGTGAACGTGACGTTTGAGCTGCCGGATGAGTAA
- a CDS encoding molybdopterin-dependent oxidoreductase encodes MPVYRNTCPRNCYGSCGIISHLNGGKITKVLGDPEHSYTQGRLCAKGYALLQYPFDEYRLKYPMRQVRRGSGEWRHISWDQAYQIISDKIFELNKRYASNLALGYFKGTGNMGLLHHAVEGMFAGLGAHTRPVGDSCSITGDIALRKTLGELDSPDPEEMANSSLIVLWGANPAITNVNQMRFIHQARKKDTPLVVIDPVFSQTAERSDLYIQIKPGTDAWLAWGVSKILFDSFRMDQEFLRLKTVGWEHFVQRLCQIDLDEVHNRTGVSLTAIEELAELYANLRPAANWIGLGILRNRYGGEAVKAISALVALTGNLTSSGGGLYFRHHHILDFPRALTQQVSTTTTTNTIIREIPINDYAQQALELRDPPLKMLWISCANPLAQDYNLRNWNALLKQMELVITVDLYLTRTAEQSDLLLPASSFFEEEDLHLSFWHHLLSINEKSLPAFYEAKSDLQIARELTQKLNSIYPGFSNFPADKEPSQWIEEEISPQVKDLYALENASELKFKPHKRKKEPISPTWRYHFPSPQFEVFKGAITTLNHLYKLLTPQSLLKFHSQYETLPWLNSEKDPVIELAEETALRHNICEGSLVEIYNENGRMRGYAKINPNLLKGIIVTEQSGQFSVNRLIKEKVVSGQSVPYYDCRVSLRKVQNNV; translated from the coding sequence ATGCCTGTTTATCGAAATACTTGCCCTCGAAATTGTTATGGCTCCTGCGGCATAATCTCTCATTTAAATGGAGGAAAAATAACGAAAGTCTTAGGGGACCCTGAGCACAGCTATACACAAGGACGACTTTGTGCCAAAGGGTATGCTTTATTACAGTATCCTTTTGATGAATACCGTTTAAAGTACCCGATGAGACAAGTACGGAGAGGATCCGGTGAATGGCGGCACATATCATGGGACCAAGCTTACCAGATCATTTCGGATAAGATTTTCGAATTAAATAAACGTTACGCTTCTAATCTAGCTTTAGGTTATTTTAAAGGAACGGGAAACATGGGGCTTTTGCACCACGCCGTAGAAGGGATGTTTGCAGGCCTCGGTGCTCATACCCGCCCCGTAGGAGATAGTTGTTCCATAACTGGAGATATAGCCCTTCGAAAAACCCTTGGCGAACTTGATAGCCCTGATCCAGAAGAAATGGCTAATTCAAGTTTAATTGTACTCTGGGGGGCCAATCCTGCGATTACTAATGTAAATCAAATGAGGTTTATACACCAGGCAAGGAAAAAGGATACCCCGTTAGTTGTAATTGATCCAGTCTTTAGCCAAACAGCTGAAAGGTCTGATCTCTATATTCAGATTAAACCGGGAACGGATGCCTGGCTGGCTTGGGGAGTCTCTAAAATACTTTTTGATAGCTTCCGAATGGACCAAGAATTCCTTAGACTAAAAACCGTTGGATGGGAACACTTCGTCCAGAGACTTTGCCAAATTGACTTAGATGAAGTACACAATCGTACCGGAGTTTCTTTAACGGCCATTGAAGAGCTTGCTGAATTATATGCGAATCTCCGACCCGCAGCAAATTGGATTGGGCTAGGTATTTTACGTAACCGCTACGGGGGAGAAGCAGTTAAGGCCATTAGCGCACTCGTTGCTCTTACCGGAAATCTTACCTCTTCAGGCGGTGGACTTTATTTTCGTCATCACCATATCCTTGACTTTCCTCGTGCACTTACTCAGCAAGTCTCAACCACGACGACTACCAATACCATAATACGAGAAATTCCCATAAATGATTATGCTCAGCAGGCTCTTGAACTTCGTGATCCTCCGTTGAAGATGCTTTGGATATCTTGTGCTAATCCACTAGCACAAGATTATAATCTTCGCAATTGGAACGCCTTGCTCAAGCAAATGGAGTTAGTCATTACTGTTGATCTTTACCTTACGCGAACAGCGGAGCAATCCGATCTGTTGCTCCCGGCGAGCTCCTTTTTTGAGGAGGAAGATTTGCATCTAAGCTTTTGGCATCACTTGCTTTCCATTAACGAGAAATCCCTTCCCGCTTTCTATGAGGCTAAAAGCGATCTACAGATTGCGCGTGAACTTACTCAAAAATTAAACTCGATTTACCCTGGGTTTTCTAATTTCCCTGCGGACAAAGAGCCTAGTCAATGGATTGAAGAGGAGATTTCCCCCCAAGTCAAAGATCTCTATGCTTTAGAAAATGCCAGTGAGTTAAAATTCAAGCCCCATAAAAGAAAAAAAGAGCCTATCTCTCCCACTTGGAGATATCATTTTCCTTCACCGCAATTTGAAGTGTTTAAGGGAGCTATAACTACTTTAAACCATCTATACAAGCTTCTAACCCCTCAATCTTTGCTAAAATTCCACTCGCAATATGAGACTTTGCCTTGGCTTAACTCCGAGAAGGATCCGGTTATTGAACTTGCTGAAGAAACAGCTCTGCGGCATAACATCTGTGAAGGGTCTTTAGTTGAAATTTATAATGAAAATGGCCGAATGAGAGGATATGCAAAAATTAATCCTAATTTACTCAAAGGGATCATAGTAACCGAGCAAAGCGGGCAGTTTTCGGTGAATCGTCTCATTAAAGAAAAAGTCGTGAGTGGCCAAAGCGTCCCTTATTACGACTGCCGGGTAAGTCTTAGGAAGGTGCAAAATAATGTTTAA
- a CDS encoding molecular chaperone TorD family protein — protein sequence MSPENHERLDYIGVELDYQQRLALLEAESWQEGHFERAKELVIQLQLFLTRHTGLWVPSFIKKALLYAQTDFYRLSSVTKILLTGLWDEEFVVTIISPLFITTSIPALLYSRCQLAH from the coding sequence ATTTCACCTGAAAACCATGAAAGATTGGACTATATTGGGGTAGAACTGGACTATCAACAACGGCTGGCCCTTTTAGAGGCTGAATCCTGGCAAGAGGGCCATTTCGAAAGAGCTAAGGAATTAGTTATACAGCTGCAGTTATTTTTAACTAGGCACACTGGGCTATGGGTACCATCTTTTATCAAAAAAGCATTGCTATACGCACAGACCGATTTTTACCGGCTTTCATCAGTTACTAAAATACTGCTCACCGGTCTCTGGGATGAGGAATTTGTCGTCACTATCATTTCCCCGCTATTCATAACCACGAGCATTCCTGCACTGTTGTACTCCCGATGTCAATTGGCTCACTGA
- a CDS encoding DapH/DapD/GlmU-related protein, translated as MDLNEYLEHLNRGETVIGGSKIHLFMHRMSQEALEITAELNGSYHTPEEIRSLMSRLTGKPVDETFAMFPPFSTDCGKNITIGKNVFINSGCRFQDQAGIIIGDGALIGHNVVLATLNHGFAPEKRDDLHPAPIVIGKNVWIGANATILPGVMIGDGAIIAAGAVVTRDVPENTVVGGVPATVIKNIKQDEKP; from the coding sequence ATGGATCTCAATGAATATTTGGAACATCTAAACCGTGGCGAAACCGTGATCGGTGGTTCGAAAATACACCTATTTATGCACAGAATGAGCCAAGAGGCACTGGAAATCACGGCAGAGCTGAACGGCTCTTACCACACGCCGGAAGAAATCCGCAGCTTGATGTCCCGGCTGACCGGCAAGCCAGTGGATGAAACCTTTGCTATGTTTCCGCCCTTTTCTACCGATTGCGGGAAAAACATCACTATAGGGAAAAATGTATTCATCAATTCCGGCTGTAGATTTCAGGATCAGGCCGGCATTATCATCGGGGATGGAGCTTTGATTGGGCATAATGTGGTGCTGGCCACCCTCAACCACGGCTTTGCTCCAGAGAAGCGAGATGATCTACACCCGGCGCCCATTGTCATTGGTAAAAATGTCTGGATTGGCGCGAACGCAACCATTCTTCCCGGTGTAATGATTGGCGATGGGGCCATTATAGCCGCTGGTGCTGTCGTAACAAGAGATGTCCCTGAAAACACAGTAGTTGGCGGTGTGCCGGCAACCGTTATCAAAAACATCAAGCAGGATGAAAAACCATGA
- a CDS encoding DUF3102 domain-containing protein, with product MTPTAERTPRIIAAEINTLNHQTGRTLLTNAIEIGGRLKEAKALIKHGEWGQWLAESVRYSQRSAGRLIQLYEAYGVSPDLEGDPNWSALSNLTYTNALILLDVPEELRADFIAHNDVGNMSSRELKRAVGVAVADGDGEHSPFLPKLDQALQKIDDLEKVLNIMIAKISDLADQVRSLEKRVEEATSKFRTERRRAGRKEANSDESPKEAVPAAAQSLQTAGPSIPAADAESPQASETAGPSAPESAPVKPAAPEAAPAKARSARTRTSAPVFVATDFPVPEFPEFTASGFENADPEYYTRQAESLFEFHHSNIHRSFDQLTLLLTVLTRKDKEMKERLRKQLKSFLENMAKSISQWPPAIKMS from the coding sequence ATGACTCCCACAGCGGAACGCACCCCGCGGATTATCGCGGCTGAAATAAACACACTCAACCATCAGACCGGAAGGACTCTGCTGACTAACGCCATTGAGATCGGCGGGCGCCTGAAGGAAGCCAAGGCCCTGATCAAGCACGGGGAATGGGGCCAATGGCTGGCGGAGTCCGTCCGTTATTCCCAGCGTTCAGCCGGGCGGCTGATTCAGCTTTATGAAGCCTATGGCGTTTCCCCTGATCTTGAAGGCGATCCAAATTGGTCAGCGCTGTCTAATTTGACCTACACCAACGCCCTCATTCTTCTTGACGTCCCGGAAGAACTGCGGGCAGACTTTATCGCCCACAACGATGTCGGGAACATGTCTTCCCGCGAGCTTAAGCGGGCCGTGGGAGTTGCTGTGGCTGACGGAGACGGGGAGCACTCCCCGTTTTTGCCAAAACTCGACCAGGCCCTGCAGAAGATCGACGACCTGGAAAAAGTGTTGAACATCATGATCGCTAAAATCAGCGACCTTGCCGATCAGGTCCGGAGCCTGGAGAAGCGGGTGGAAGAGGCAACGTCAAAATTCCGGACAGAACGGAGGAGAGCCGGGAGGAAAGAGGCGAATTCGGACGAGAGCCCAAAAGAAGCAGTGCCGGCGGCCGCCCAAAGCCTCCAAACTGCAGGTCCTTCCATACCCGCCGCAGACGCTGAATCCCCCCAAGCCTCCGAAACGGCGGGACCCTCTGCCCCGGAATCAGCGCCTGTGAAACCTGCCGCCCCAGAAGCGGCACCTGCCAAAGCCCGCTCCGCCCGTACGCGCACCTCTGCTCCCGTGTTCGTCGCTACCGATTTCCCGGTGCCCGAGTTTCCCGAATTTACGGCCTCCGGATTTGAAAACGCCGATCCCGAATACTATACCAGGCAGGCGGAATCCCTGTTTGAATTTCACCACAGCAATATTCACCGTTCCTTCGACCAGCTCACGCTGTTGTTGACCGTGCTGACCAGGAAGGATAAAGAGATGAAGGAGAGACTGCGCAAGCAGCTCAAATCCTTCCTGGAGAACATGGCCAAAAGCATAAGTCAATGGCCTCCGGCGATTAAAATGTCTTAG
- a CDS encoding cyclophilin-like fold protein yields the protein MKRLCVWIFAAALLISLSACSSNKAAPQNNSSESLTIIDNTESGQETEVSAIDDTETADINTSVPSETPGIQESASDALVTSSPENSGTTRPSTATDTSAPALTQPAETAKPPNPPTLAPTQPAETARPSTAPDSQTPSPAKPTESEEPTNMETSEIKVRITVSGQELTAALDNNATTQALIKKLPLTLPMMDLYGREMCYRFTDELPANEVQTRNFQLGEIIYWPPRHSFVIMYKQDGEQFSMQHVGQIDSGVEIFNETGDAEVTFELIDD from the coding sequence ATGAAACGACTTTGTGTATGGATATTTGCTGCGGCCTTATTGATTTCCCTTTCTGCTTGCAGCAGCAATAAGGCTGCTCCCCAAAACAATTCATCTGAATCCCTAACGATCATTGATAATACAGAGAGCGGGCAGGAAACGGAAGTATCTGCAATTGATGACACGGAGACGGCAGATATCAATACTTCTGTTCCGTCAGAAACACCCGGTATTCAGGAAAGCGCCTCTGATGCGCTGGTAACCAGCAGTCCGGAAAATTCCGGGACGACAAGGCCGAGTACTGCGACTGACACCTCGGCTCCGGCTCTTACACAACCGGCGGAAACAGCAAAGCCACCGAATCCCCCGACTCTGGCTCCTACACAGCCGGCAGAAACAGCAAGGCCCAGTACTGCTCCTGATTCTCAGACTCCGTCTCCTGCAAAACCGACAGAAAGTGAGGAACCGACAAATATGGAGACTTCTGAAATTAAAGTAAGGATCACCGTCAGCGGCCAGGAACTGACCGCTGCACTGGATAACAATGCAACGACGCAAGCCCTGATAAAAAAACTTCCCTTGACGCTGCCCATGATGGATCTGTATGGCCGCGAAATGTGCTATCGCTTCACCGACGAACTCCCTGCAAACGAGGTGCAGACGCGCAATTTCCAGTTGGGTGAAATTATCTATTGGCCACCCCGCCACAGCTTCGTCATTATGTATAAGCAGGACGGTGAGCAGTTCAGTATGCAGCACGTAGGACAGATCGACAGCGGAGTTGAGATTTTCAATGAAACCGGGGATGCGGAAGTTACCTTTGAGTTGATAGACGACTAA
- a CDS encoding PucR family transcriptional regulator, whose translation MSNINKDFSISHTLRELLKASGLGLDALTCTLGELLNVPILIATPSYETLSTTFLHPDLDSFHVEINGPKGNEKLFLCTIATKSLRIKAAGWAIAPNGRVIGYVFLLFDKDDPDFEAYQSLMESATSLYATHLQNQLELKQEKHKTKNAFFYDLLYGNLKRNEEIIQMGRVWGWDLRKPQAVLTMVICELEHYSPDWHLMDILQRTVDRVIIDKYFRNPATTVNRNEFIVLIPFKTEKDSEQNLEISSLMKDILVKIENTELAHRVCCGVGQTYKEAINLFRSYQEAKVALDMGKLLGIEIPFFSDLGLERILYKHDLQDLKEYHDHVLGKLSNSEEMEDGLLETLETFTMNQFDVNKTAQELFIHRNTLRNRLNKIETILGCYLDDMDTRLNMSAAFTIRRLHKF comes from the coding sequence ATGTCAAATATAAATAAGGATTTTTCAATTTCTCATACTTTGCGAGAACTACTTAAGGCTTCTGGATTAGGGTTAGATGCTCTTACCTGTACCTTAGGGGAGTTGTTAAATGTACCGATCTTGATCGCTACTCCCTCTTATGAGACATTAAGTACTACCTTTCTTCACCCAGATCTTGACTCATTTCACGTTGAAATAAATGGTCCAAAAGGAAATGAGAAGCTCTTTCTCTGTACAATAGCCACAAAATCTTTGCGAATAAAAGCAGCAGGGTGGGCAATTGCCCCTAACGGTCGTGTTATAGGATATGTCTTTCTACTTTTTGACAAAGACGATCCCGACTTTGAAGCTTATCAATCTTTGATGGAAAGTGCTACGTCTCTATATGCAACTCATTTACAGAATCAGTTGGAACTGAAGCAGGAAAAGCACAAGACTAAGAATGCTTTCTTTTACGATCTGTTATACGGAAACCTGAAACGAAACGAAGAAATTATTCAAATGGGTCGAGTTTGGGGCTGGGATTTGAGAAAACCGCAAGCCGTTCTAACGATGGTCATCTGTGAGCTGGAGCATTATTCACCAGATTGGCATCTGATGGATATTCTTCAAAGGACTGTGGATAGGGTAATCATTGATAAATATTTTAGAAATCCGGCGACAACAGTGAATCGCAATGAATTCATAGTACTAATTCCTTTTAAAACGGAAAAAGACTCAGAACAAAACCTGGAAATTTCTTCTTTAATGAAAGATATACTTGTTAAGATTGAAAATACTGAATTAGCTCATCGGGTTTGCTGTGGGGTAGGTCAAACCTATAAAGAAGCGATTAATCTATTTCGAAGTTACCAAGAGGCTAAAGTTGCCTTAGATATGGGGAAGCTTCTAGGGATTGAAATCCCTTTCTTTAGCGATCTGGGCTTGGAGCGAATTCTTTATAAGCATGATCTCCAAGATCTAAAAGAATACCATGATCATGTCCTTGGAAAGCTGTCAAATTCTGAAGAAATGGAAGATGGCCTACTTGAAACCTTAGAAACTTTCACGATGAACCAATTTGATGTAAATAAAACGGCTCAAGAACTATTTATTCATCGAAACACATTACGGAACCGTTTAAACAAAATCGAAACAATCCTGGGGTGTTACCTTGATGACATGGATACTCGCCTAAACATGAGTGCAGCATTTACAATTCGCAGACTTCATAAATTTTAA
- a CDS encoding LysR family transcriptional regulator: protein MDIRVLQYFLAVAREQSISGAAEQLNMTQPPLSRTLKELEEELGKTLFIRGNRKITLTDEGMILRKRAEEMLNLLEKTKAEIRASNEEINGDIYFGGGESEGMRFLVKVMKQVRQDYPKIRYHIFSGNSYDVTERLDKGLIDFGTLFEPVALNKYDHLRLPGADTWGLLMRKDSALAELDNIRPENLKGIPLLCSKQLLNENGLSGWLGYDYEKLNVVATYNLINTPRLMVEEGIGSAICFDRLFNIPPESNLCFRPLEPRLEAGVSLVWKKYQAFSKAAEVFLARVQAALSVAD, encoded by the coding sequence ATGGATATAAGAGTTTTACAATACTTCCTCGCAGTTGCGCGGGAGCAAAGTATAAGCGGGGCTGCGGAACAACTGAATATGACGCAGCCTCCATTGTCTCGGACGCTGAAAGAGCTTGAAGAAGAATTGGGCAAGACGCTGTTTATCAGAGGCAATCGAAAGATCACATTAACTGACGAGGGCATGATTCTCCGTAAAAGGGCCGAAGAAATGCTGAACTTACTGGAAAAGACGAAGGCTGAAATCAGAGCATCCAACGAAGAGATTAACGGAGACATTTATTTCGGCGGTGGTGAATCAGAAGGTATGCGCTTTCTGGTCAAGGTCATGAAACAGGTTCGACAAGACTACCCCAAAATTCGCTATCACATCTTTAGCGGAAACTCTTATGATGTGACGGAGCGGCTGGATAAAGGGCTGATTGACTTTGGCACGCTGTTTGAGCCTGTGGCTCTCAACAAATACGACCATCTGCGCCTGCCCGGTGCGGATACATGGGGGTTGCTGATGCGGAAAGACTCAGCACTGGCAGAGCTGGATAACATCAGGCCAGAGAATTTGAAAGGAATCCCACTTCTCTGCTCCAAGCAATTGTTAAACGAGAATGGGTTGTCGGGATGGCTCGGATACGACTATGAAAAGTTAAATGTGGTCGCCACATATAATCTGATTAATACTCCAAGGCTAATGGTGGAGGAGGGGATCGGGAGCGCAATCTGTTTCGACCGTCTCTTCAACATCCCACCTGAAAGCAATCTGTGTTTCCGACCGCTCGAACCGAGGCTTGAGGCTGGCGTGTCCCTTGTATGGAAAAAGTATCAGGCATTTTCCAAAGCCGCAGAGGTCTTTTTAGCGAGGGTGCAGGCTGCCCTATCTGTGGCCGATTAA
- a CDS encoding 4Fe-4S dicluster domain-containing protein — translation MFKRMGFLFNADLCIGCRACEMACRNENHTPAEIHWRQVMKLSPGMYLSQSCNHCESPECFRVCPEHAFTKRRDGIVEIDSSLCNGCRLCIGACPYNAPKFNPETNKVSRCQMCYPRQDYGLPPACVEACTTGALNVGDLNEIKPSETVKVLPGFPSMNLTKPSIRFYPPKAKKRYFIKEANK, via the coding sequence ATGTTTAAAAGAATGGGCTTTCTCTTTAATGCTGATCTCTGTATTGGCTGCCGAGCCTGTGAGATGGCCTGCCGTAATGAAAATCATACTCCTGCTGAGATTCATTGGCGACAAGTAATGAAGCTGTCACCGGGAATGTACCTTTCCCAGTCCTGTAACCACTGTGAGAGTCCAGAATGCTTTAGGGTCTGCCCGGAACATGCGTTTACCAAAAGGAGAGATGGTATTGTAGAAATTGATTCTTCTTTATGTAACGGTTGCCGGCTTTGTATTGGAGCATGTCCCTATAATGCTCCAAAGTTTAATCCAGAGACTAATAAAGTTTCTCGTTGTCAAATGTGTTATCCGAGGCAGGATTACGGTTTACCTCCTGCTTGCGTTGAAGCATGTACAACAGGTGCCTTGAATGTAGGGGATCTAAATGAGATAAAGCCTTCTGAAACAGTAAAAGTCCTGCCGGGTTTTCCTAGTATGAATCTCACGAAACCATCCATACGCTTTTATCCACCGAAAGCGAAGAAAAGATATTTCATAAAAGAAGCTAATAAATAA